One Desulfovibrio sp. Fe33 DNA segment encodes these proteins:
- a CDS encoding PEP/pyruvate-binding domain-containing protein yields the protein MAKAKNDATENAPAAKIKKVDAKVESLKQKLVLNGAEIKKIGEDAELLVGGKNYNTAIISQVPGIRAPEFRAISSNAFHILLDETKVNAAVVRSTVDKEYNKIDWNSDAVNEDSDYLQQFVRLVGKKIREESKKQSGTPIRLRTFINNVVEGFATSPEGIDQLRMRSVLVQSAILSVEMPEEIGKEVKAAYQSICKEAGLDDVPVAVRSSAAGEDSRKKAFAGLQDTYLNIVGAEECLEAYHWDCASAYNLRSMTYRREAILDAITKAEKTGDDSIAENAKKEWAIEHTSLSVCIMRMINPVISGTAFSADTATGCRGTDRNDLVSIDASYGLGEAVVGGMVTPDKFYVFQREGGREVVIRYMGCKERKIVYKEDGSGTHVVKVPDNEVFRWALSIAQAETVAEGVRNISRAYGGMIMDTEFCIDKTDRLWFVQARPETRWNEDFEQHPNTIFMRRLEVDKKAVDSAEVILEGNGASRGAGQGTVKYLRSALELNKINKGDILAADRTDPDMVPGMRIASAILADVGGDTSHAAITSRELGIPAIIGIQRLEALRSLEGQQVTVDGSRGKVYRGELPLVEVGGEINVGELPATKTKVGLILADVGQALFLSRLRRVPDFEIGLLRAEFMLGNIGVHPMALEAYDKDTLNDLVEEKLQEMDHHLTKVMKEQLDSGLITMPLKLREYVGLITGLTRQMEALAEQEGARSTDEVLAMHRRLREMDHKLDEHISHATERLDVLKTSIDPEAHVAVVLGYHDMLEPTPTVRTEAWKIRQQHEKTVAEYVVRLKDDPDFMAYIDKIIRLREEVALKMGLKSEMDEVATLPDRIRRLLESRGYTTGKENYIQTLAQGLALFAMAFYGSNIVYRTTDFKSNEYRNLLGGLLFEAHEDNPMIGYRGVSRNIHDWELEAFKLARGIYGGTNLSIMFPFVRTLEEARSMKRYLKQVHNLESGKDGLKVILMAEIPSNAVLCKEFLKEVDGFSIGSNDMTQMVLATDRDNASLQHIYDEEDPAVIWAILSAIFAGQKVCKKVGFCGQGVSNSVILRGLVTIAGIVSASVVPDTYHQTKHDIAAVEAENIKTRDLGTWLKKQHMVKLQHLLEENSYGHILKKYKSPEDFMEWYEGELDRFSEQLRDHMETPKEEFYRQEMEQFRSTFHKPVIYASWDWSNTVEDALHHAGFASFEEQEAALEMQRKKQW from the coding sequence ATGGCCAAAGCCAAGAATGACGCAACAGAAAACGCACCGGCGGCCAAAATTAAAAAGGTCGATGCCAAAGTGGAGAGCCTCAAGCAGAAGCTCGTTCTTAATGGTGCCGAGATCAAGAAGATCGGCGAAGACGCCGAACTGCTGGTCGGCGGCAAGAACTACAACACGGCCATCATCAGCCAGGTGCCCGGCATTCGGGCTCCGGAATTCCGGGCCATCTCCTCGAACGCCTTCCATATCCTTCTGGACGAAACCAAGGTCAACGCCGCGGTCGTCCGGTCGACGGTGGACAAGGAATACAACAAGATCGATTGGAATTCCGACGCGGTTAACGAGGATTCCGACTATCTTCAGCAGTTCGTCCGCCTGGTAGGCAAGAAGATTCGCGAGGAATCCAAGAAGCAGTCCGGCACTCCCATCCGTCTGCGTACCTTCATCAACAACGTTGTCGAAGGCTTCGCCACTTCTCCCGAGGGTATCGACCAATTGCGTATGCGCTCGGTCCTCGTGCAGTCGGCCATCCTGTCTGTTGAGATGCCCGAAGAGATCGGCAAGGAAGTCAAGGCCGCCTACCAGTCCATCTGCAAGGAAGCCGGTCTGGACGATGTTCCCGTGGCCGTGCGCTCCTCGGCGGCGGGCGAGGACAGCCGCAAGAAGGCGTTCGCCGGACTTCAGGATACATACCTTAATATAGTGGGCGCGGAAGAGTGCCTCGAGGCGTACCATTGGGATTGCGCTTCGGCCTATAACCTGCGCTCCATGACCTATCGCCGCGAAGCCATTCTCGACGCCATCACCAAGGCCGAGAAGACCGGCGACGATTCCATCGCCGAAAACGCCAAGAAGGAGTGGGCCATTGAGCACACCTCCTTGTCCGTGTGCATCATGCGGATGATTAACCCGGTGATTTCCGGAACGGCATTCAGCGCGGATACGGCCACCGGCTGCCGGGGTACGGACCGCAACGACCTGGTTTCCATCGACGCCAGCTACGGCCTTGGCGAGGCGGTGGTCGGCGGGATGGTCACCCCCGACAAGTTTTACGTCTTCCAGCGCGAGGGCGGCCGCGAAGTGGTCATCCGGTACATGGGCTGCAAGGAGCGGAAAATCGTCTACAAGGAAGACGGCAGCGGCACCCATGTGGTCAAGGTTCCCGACAACGAGGTCTTCCGCTGGGCGTTGTCCATCGCTCAGGCCGAGACCGTGGCCGAGGGAGTGCGCAACATTTCCAGGGCTTACGGCGGCATGATCATGGACACCGAGTTCTGCATCGACAAGACCGATCGCCTCTGGTTCGTTCAGGCCCGGCCCGAGACTCGTTGGAACGAGGATTTCGAGCAGCATCCCAACACCATTTTTATGCGCCGTCTCGAAGTGGACAAGAAGGCCGTCGATTCGGCCGAGGTCATTCTCGAAGGCAACGGTGCATCCCGCGGTGCCGGACAGGGTACGGTCAAGTACCTCCGTTCCGCCCTGGAACTGAACAAGATCAACAAGGGCGACATCCTGGCCGCCGACCGTACCGACCCGGACATGGTCCCCGGTATGCGTATCGCTTCCGCCATTCTGGCCGACGTGGGCGGCGACACCAGCCATGCGGCAATCACCTCCCGCGAGCTGGGCATTCCGGCCATTATCGGCATCCAGCGTCTTGAGGCTCTGCGCTCTCTGGAAGGGCAGCAGGTCACCGTTGACGGTTCTCGCGGCAAGGTCTACCGGGGCGAACTGCCTTTGGTCGAAGTCGGCGGCGAGATCAACGTGGGCGAACTGCCCGCCACCAAGACCAAGGTCGGTCTGATTTTGGCCGATGTGGGCCAGGCCCTGTTCCTGTCCCGCCTGCGCCGGGTGCCCGATTTCGAAATCGGTCTGCTGCGCGCCGAGTTCATGCTCGGCAATATCGGCGTCCATCCCATGGCTCTCGAAGCCTACGACAAGGACACCCTGAACGACCTGGTGGAAGAGAAGCTTCAGGAGATGGACCACCATCTGACCAAAGTCATGAAGGAGCAGCTCGATTCCGGTCTGATTACCATGCCGCTTAAGCTGCGCGAGTATGTCGGCCTGATTACCGGCTTGACCCGTCAGATGGAGGCCCTGGCCGAGCAGGAGGGCGCCCGGAGCACTGACGAGGTGCTCGCCATGCACCGCCGTCTCCGCGAAATGGATCACAAGCTCGACGAGCATATCTCCCACGCCACCGAGCGGCTGGATGTCCTCAAGACTTCCATCGACCCCGAGGCCCACGTGGCCGTCGTTCTCGGCTATCACGACATGCTTGAACCCACTCCGACGGTTCGCACCGAAGCGTGGAAAATCCGGCAGCAGCACGAGAAGACCGTGGCCGAATACGTGGTTCGTCTCAAGGACGACCCGGATTTCATGGCCTACATCGACAAGATCATCCGTCTGCGCGAGGAAGTGGCCCTCAAGATGGGGTTGAAGTCCGAGATGGACGAGGTGGCGACCCTGCCTGACCGCATCCGCAGGCTGTTGGAATCTCGCGGATACACCACCGGCAAGGAAAACTACATTCAGACCCTGGCTCAGGGCTTGGCCTTGTTCGCCATGGCCTTCTACGGCAGCAACATCGTCTACCGGACCACCGACTTCAAGTCCAACGAGTATCGCAACCTGCTCGGCGGCTTATTGTTCGAAGCGCATGAAGACAACCCCATGATTGGCTACCGGGGCGTTTCCCGGAACATCCACGATTGGGAGCTTGAAGCCTTCAAGCTGGCGCGCGGCATCTACGGCGGCACCAACCTGTCCATCATGTTCCCCTTCGTCCGCACCCTGGAAGAGGCACGCTCCATGAAGCGTTACCTCAAGCAGGTTCACAACCTGGAATCCGGCAAGGACGGCCTGAAGGTCATCCTCATGGCCGAGATTCCGAGCAACGCGGTGCTGTGCAAGGAATTCCTCAAGGAAGTGGACGGATTCTCCATCGGTTCCAACGACATGACCCAGATGGTTCTGGCCACGGACCGCGACAACGCCAGCCTCCAGCACATCTATGATGAAGAAGACCCGGCCGTGATCTGGGCCATTCTGTCCGCCATCTTTGCGGGACAGAAGGTCTGCAAGAAGGTCGGTTTCTGCGGCCAGGGCGTATCCAACAGCGTCATCCTGCGCGGTCTCGTGACCATCGCGGGCATCGTTTCCGCTTCGGTCGTGCCCGACACCTACCATCAGACCAAGCATGACATTGCGGCGGTCGAGGCCGAGAACATCAAGACTCGCGATCTGGGCACTTGGCTCAAGAAGCAGCACATGGTCAAACTGCAACACCTCCTTGAGGAGAACAGCTACGGCCATATCCTCAAGAAATACAAATCTCCCGAGGACTTCATGGAATGGTACGAAGGCGAGCTCGACAGGTTCAGCGAGCAGCTTCGCGATCACATGGAGACTCCGAAGGAAGAGTTCTATCGGCAGGAAATGGAGCAGTTCCGTTCCACCTTCCACAAGCCGGTCATCTACGCCAGCTGGGATTGGAGCAACACTGTTGAGGACGCTTTGCATCATGCCGGTTTCGCCTCCTTCGAAGAGCAGGAAGCCGCCCTTGAGATGCAGCGCAAGAAGCAGTGGTAG